The following are from one region of the Carassius auratus strain Wakin chromosome 13, ASM336829v1, whole genome shotgun sequence genome:
- the LOC113112561 gene encoding RRP12-like protein yields MVKSGKVRSGTAQKIKRWKKGHSSDSNPETSRYRKAARSRNFSRPSEKRDLTVDALKLHNELQAGSLQKSSDAMEDQALTEKTSGTCLSGLSDCSNLTFRKVKRYWESNSASHKEICAVLAAVTEVIRSQGGKETETEYFAALMATLEAVDSSESLAAVAYLLDLVMKRVPAAVLKKKFSDTAKAFMDVMTNQAYSDSLSCLRLIISCLATLLRKQDLSVWSYPSTLQMYHGLLSFTVHSKPKVRKAAQQGVCSVLGYSDFVLSDNAPVHHPAAAATAKFCCKELEQSGGSKEDTTTLHVLGLLKDVLSAFPPSSVKSCCETLLRVMTLSHVLVTANAMQAFHKLFSSKPSPASMSAELNAQIITALYDYVPSESDLQPLLAWLAVMEKAHVHLSSLQSSLSIGHLPRLFSVTMSCLLSPHTQVVSAATQTLKILLNECVAPHIAEIGPVLPGTSAGNGACILKMFRVVEEGLSYRFHSSWPFVLQILGCFYRAAGRQAHPIMIKSLQSLGDLRATPRFPFSGELDLAVGSAVEGMGPEVVLKAVPLLITGTDDDLEFPRSWLIPVIRDHVKNAQLAYFTSYFVPLANRLKQTGDELEQSGQKLMAKVYQTLQMQIWTMLPGFCTKPTDLLASFKGIARSLGMALNDRPDLRLCICQALRTLINKSCETEEAKAELKRFSKNFLPILFNVYSEQPDPGEMVSARMAVLDTIRVYLSITEQEMVCTFLQKASKRLNSADNSEFTRLAVIDLIVAMAPFVDEASMTQTFSLIKPFVESKDASIQKKAYRVLEEICGGESASCKAFVLQNLEQLKAMLMDSLTTAASSSKRPRLKCLIHIVKQLNEEHRGFITALLPEVILCTKEMSIGARKNAYSLLVEIGNAFVRFCGNTKDAINEYLGHVYIGLTGSVTMVICTVLALTRLVFHYKDTIDVSSLELLLQNVCLLLSSRTRDVLKASLGFLKVLLFCLDVKVLASHITVIMKGISNMNDMRRHFRGKLKSIYTKLIKKFGLELVKSMLPADQHKVIVNIRKTEARNKRRKLVSKTEEDGSDTEDETPKVKGESIEDILAETDSDSDEDEKPKKGQKKPVRKGQAWLKEGISDEPLNFLDSKAAQRVLATNPNLKKARKAEHGFKVKSDGRLIIKDDQKDKTKDAEMDDVLEEAGVKTKKNPKRKMRDELYDDMDVEPTMKYKAGGIGIHRPLDRRPELGTEYKSKKGKGDVKKTGKCDPYAYIPLKKAQLNHRKKAKLQGQFKGMVRGAKKGALSGSKILKKRKA; encoded by the exons ATGGTGAAGTCCGGAAAAGTTCGATCCGGAACAGCCCAGAAAATCAAGCGATGGAAGAAAGGTCACAGTAGCGACAGCAATCCGGAGACAAGTCGCTATCGAAAGGCAGCGAGAAGCCGAAATTTCAGCCGTCCCTCGG aaaaaagagatcTGACAGTAGATGCTTTGAAACTCCACAATGAGCTTCAGGCAGGATCTCTGCAGAAAAGCAGTGATGCCATGGAGGATCAAGCCCTGACAGAGAAAACCTCAGGGACTTGTCTAAGTGGACTGTCGGACTGCTCCAACCTCACTTTTAGAAAAGTAAAGCGCTACTGGGAGTCGAACTCCGCGTCACATAAAGAG ATCTGTGCTGTATTGGCAGCTGTAACTGAAGTCATTCGCTCTCAGGGAGgaaaagagacagagacagagtaCTTTGCAGCCTTG ATGGCAACACTTGAAGCTGTAGATAGCAGCGAATCTCTGGCAGCCGTTGCCTACCTCCTAGACCTGGTCATGAAAAG GGTGCCTGCTGCAGTGCTTAAGAAAAAGTTCTCAGACACGGCCAAGGCCTTCATGGATGTCATGACAAACCAAGCCTATTCTGACTCTTTGTCCTGCCTGCGATTG ATCATATCCTGTCTAGCGACTTTGCTGCGTAAACAGGATCTGTCAGTCTGGAGTTACCCTTCAACTCTGCAGATGTACCATGGCCTTTTGAGCTTTACAGTGCACTCCAAACCAAAG GTGCGAAAAGCAGCACAGCAGGGTGTTTGCTCGGTCCTTGGCTACAGTGACTTTGTGTTGTCCGATAATGCCCCGGTCCATCACCCAGCAGCAGCCGCCACAGCCAAATTCTGCTGCAAAGAATTGGAGCAGTCAGGAG GCAGCAAAGAAGACACTACCACTCTCCACGTGCTTGGTCTTCTAAAAGACGTGCTGTCTGCTTTTCCTCCGAGTTCTGTCAAATCTTGCTGTGAGACCCTTCTTCGTGTGATGACCCTGAGCCATGTG CTGGTGACGGCAAATGCAATGCAGGCTTTCCACAAGCTCTTCAGTAGCAAGCCAAGTCCTGCCAGTATGTCTGCAGAACTGAATGCTCAGATCATCACC GCTTTATATGACTATGTTCCAAGTGAGAGCGATCTGCAGCCTTTACTTGCATGGCTTGCTGTAATGGAAAAAGCCCATGTTCATCTTTCCAG TTTACAGAGCTCTCTGAGTATCGGTCATCTTCCTCGCCTCTTCTCTGTCACCATGTCATGTCTTCTGTCCCCACACACACAAGTAGTTTCTGCTGCCACTCAGACTCTGAAG ATTTTGTTAAATGAGTGTGTGGCTCCGCATATAGCTGAGATCGGTCCTGTTTTACCAGGCACATCAGCTGGAAATGGGGCTTGCATCCTAAAGATGTTTCG TGTCGTGGAGGAGGGGTTGTCCTATCGTTTTCATTCCTCTTGGCCGTTTGTGCTGCAGATCCTAGGCTGTTTCTACAGAGCTGCAGGAAGACAGGCTCATCCTATTATGATAAAG AGTCTGCAGTCTCTCGGTGACCTGCGGGCCACCCCTCGGTTCCCCTTCTCAGGGGAGCTGGATCTGGCTGTGGGCAGTGCGGTGGAGGGCATGGGTCCAGAGGTGGTCCTGAAAGCTGTGCCCCTCCTCATCACTGGAACAGA CGATGACCTGGAGTTCCCACGTAGCTGGCTGATCCCGGTCATAAGAGATCATGTGAAAAATGCTCAGCTGGCTTACTTCACCTCATACTTTGTCCCTTTGGCAAACAGACTTAAACAGACAG GTGATGAACTGGAGCAGTCAGGACAGAAACTGATGGCAAAAGTCTACCAGACTCTACAGATGCAG ATTTGGACCATGCTACCTGGATTCTGTACTAAACCCACTGACCTGTTGGCCTCGTTTAAGGGCATTGCTCGGTCTCTGGGTATGGCCCTGAATGATCGGCCTGACCTCCGTCTGTGCATCTGCCAGGCTTTACGGACTCTTATCAACAAGAGCTGTGAAACAG AGGAGGCAAAGGCCGAATTAAAACGATTTTCCAAGAACTTCCTTCCCATCCTGTTTAATGTCTACAGTGAGCAGCCAGATCCTGGAGAGATGGTGTCTGCTAGAATGGCTGTCCTAGACACAATCAGAGTCTACCTGAGCATTACAGAACAGGAG ATGGTGTGCACGTTTCTGCAGAAAGCATCAAAGAGACTCAACAGTGCAGACAACTCTGAGTTCACACG GCTTGCAGTTATCGACTTGATTGTTGCAATGGCTCCGTTTGTAGATGAAGCATCAATGACCCAGACATTCAGTTTGATTAAACCTTTTGTTGAG AGCAAGGATGCTAGCATCCAGAAGAAAGCTTACCGTGTGCTTGAGGAAATTTGTGGAGGAGAGAGTGCGTCTTGTAAGGCTTTTGTTCTGCAGAACCTTGAGCAGCTGAAAGCAATGTTAATGGACAGCCTGACAACAGCTGCCTCCTCTTCCAAACGG CCTAGACTCAAGTGTCTAATTCACATAGTGAAGCAGCTGAATGAAGAACACCGTGGTTTTATTACAGCTCTGCTTCCTGAG GTCATTCTTTGCACTAAGGAAATGTCTATTGGTGCCCGCAAAAATGCCTACTCTCTTCTAGTTGAGATCGGAAATGCATTTGTAAGGTTTTGTGGGAACACAAAAG atgccaTAAATGAGTATTTAGGCCATGTGTACATTGGACTAACTGGCTCTGTAACGATGGTCATCTGTACAGTTCTTGCTTTAACAAGACTAGTGTTCCATTACAAAG ATACCATAGACGTGTCATCACTGGAGCTGCTGCTGCAAAATGTGTGTCTTCTGCTTTCGAGCAGGACACGAGACGTCCTCAAAGCCTCTCTGGGATTCCTAAAAGTCTTGCTCTTTTGTCTTGATGTCAAGGTTTTAGCCAGCCATATTACGGTTATT ATGAAGGGCATCAGCAATATGAATGATATGCGAAGACATTTTAGAGGGAAACTTAAGAGCATTTACACCAAGCTGATTAAGAAATTTGG GTTGGAGCTGGTCAAAAGCATGTTGCCGGCTGATCAACACAAGGTCATAGTGAACATCCGTAAAACAGAGGCCAGAAATAAGAGACGCAAACTCGTGAGCAAGACAGAAGAGGATGGCTCAGACACTGAGGATGAGACCCCTAAAGTGAAAGGAGAGAG tATTGAGGACATTCTGGCCGAGACAGACTCTGACTCCGATGAAGATGAGAAGCCTAAAAAGGGTCAGAAGAAGCCAGTGAGAAAGGGCCAGGCCTGGTTAAAGGAAGGCATATCTGATGAACCACTCAACTTCCTTGATTCAAAAGCAGCGCAGAGAGTTTTGG CCACCAACCCTAATCTAAAGAAGGCCAGGAAAGCAGAGCATGGATTCAAGGTGAAATCCGATGGAAGACTGATCATCAAAGACGATCAGAAGGATAAAACAAAAG ATGCTGAAATGGATGATGTACTTGAAGAGGCTGGAGTCAAAACT AAGAAGAATCCAAAGAGGAAAATGCGTGACGAACTATATGACGATATGGATGTGGAGCCTACGATGAAATATAAAG CTGGTGGGATTGGAATCCATAGGCCTCTGGATAGAAGACCGGAGCTTGGGACCGAGTATAAATCTAAG AAAGGAAAAGGTGATGTTAAGAAGACAGGCAAGTGTGACCCGTATGCTTATATACCACTGAAGAAGGCCCAGCTCAACCACAG GAAAAAGGCCAAACTGCAAGGCCAGTTCAAGGGCATGGTTAGAGGGGCCAAGAAAGGAGCACTTTCTGGATCAAAAATACTGAAGAAGAGGAAAGCCTAA
- the LOC113112563 gene encoding palmitoyltransferase ZDHHC16A-like isoform X1, whose product MQSNLTGFNMRPCSTVMHLLLRCMRRCCRHSHRHSRSRMARRLRQPVNYIRLIFKSLYFNSLTNSEVLLDCILEPVFWMVEVVTRWFGMVFVFLVVALTSSVVFIGYFCLLPLVLQTYSPGWMIWHICYGHWNLVMIVFHYYKATKTPPGYPPKTKNNDVPFVSFCKKCVIPKPARSHHCGICKTCILKMDHHCPWLNNCVGHYNHRYFFSFCLCLTLGCMYCSISGHSLFIDAYNAIDQFRHLEAEKQGVPVTGIGLLIGIVPSEGMAGKVVQVSQPPYTYKDRMFHKSVMYMWVLTSTVAVTLGALTLWHAVLITCGETSIERHINNKEAKRLAKRGKVYRNPFNYGKLNNWKVFFGVEKRSHWLTRVLLPSGHSPYGDGLTWDIYPLKKDMMQV is encoded by the exons ATGCAATCAAATCTTACT GGATTTAACATGCGTCCCTGCTCTACTGTCATGCACCTGCTGCTCCGATGCATGCGCAGGTGTTGCAGGCACAGTCACAGGCACAGTCGCAGTCGCATGGCCAGAAGACTAAGGCAGCCTGTTAACTACATCAGACTGATCTTCAAATCCCTTTATTTTAACTCCCTTACCAACTCTGAAGTGTTGCTGGACTGCATCCTTGAACCAGTGTTTTGGATGGTGGAGGTTGTCACACGCTGGTTTGGAATG gtttttgtatttttagtagTAGCTCTTACCAGTTCTGTGGTTTTCATCGGTTATTTCTGCCTTCTACCGTTGGTCCTCCAAACATACTCTCCTGGCTGGATGATTTGGCACATTTGTTACGGACATTGGAACTTGGTCATGATAGTCTTCCATTACTACAAGGCCACAAAAACTCCCCCTGGATACCCTCCAAAG ACGAAAAATAATGATGTCCCGTTTGTGTCGTTCTGTAAAAAGTGTGTCATTCCTAAACCAGCACGAAGTCATCACTGTGGCATCTGTAAAAC CTGTATTCTAAAAATGGATCACCATTGCC cTTGGCTTAACAACTGTGTTGGTCATTACAATCATCGTTACTTCTTCTCCTTTTGTCTCTGTTTGACTTTGGGCTGCATGTATTGTAGCATCAGCGGTCACAGTCTGTTTATCGATGCATACAATGCCATAGAT CAATTCAGACACTTGGAAGCGGAGAAACAGGGTGTCCCGGTGACAGGGATTGGGTTGCTCATCGGCATTGTCCCATCAGAAGGCATGGCTGGGAAGGTAGTGCAG GTTTCGCAACCTCCATACACCTACAAAGACAGAATGTTTCACAAGAGTGTTATGTACATGTGGGTCCTCACAAG CACAGTGGCAGTCACCCTAGGAGCTCTCACACTGTGGCATGCTGTACTTATCACCTGTGGAGAAACCAGCATTGAACGCCATATAAACAACAAAGAGGCCAAACGTTTGGCGAAACGTGGAAAG GTCTATCGGAATCCTTTCAATTATGGTAAACTAAACAATTGGAAGGTCTTCTTTGGTGTAGAAAAGAGAAg TCATTGGCTGACACGAGTTCTCCTACCCTCTGGACACAGCCCATATGGTGACGGGCTGACATGGGATATTTACCCTCTTAAGAAAGACATGATGCAAGTCTGA
- the LOC113112563 gene encoding palmitoyltransferase ZDHHC16A-like isoform X2, whose translation MQSNLTGFNMRPCSTVMHLLLRCMRRCCRHSHRHSRSRMARRLRQPVNYIRLIFKSLYFNSLTNSEVLLDCILEPVFWMVEVVTRWFGMVFVFLVVALTSSVVFIGYFCLLPLVLQTYSPGWMIWHICYGHWNLVMIVFHYYKATKTPPGYPPKTKNNDVPFVSFCKKCVIPKPARSHHCGICKTCILKMDHHCPWLNNCVGHYNHRYFFSFCLCLTLGCMYCSISGHSLFIDAYNAIDQFRHLEAEKQGVPVTGIGLLIGIVPSEGMAGKVSQPPYTYKDRMFHKSVMYMWVLTSTVAVTLGALTLWHAVLITCGETSIERHINNKEAKRLAKRGKVYRNPFNYGKLNNWKVFFGVEKRSHWLTRVLLPSGHSPYGDGLTWDIYPLKKDMMQV comes from the exons ATGCAATCAAATCTTACT GGATTTAACATGCGTCCCTGCTCTACTGTCATGCACCTGCTGCTCCGATGCATGCGCAGGTGTTGCAGGCACAGTCACAGGCACAGTCGCAGTCGCATGGCCAGAAGACTAAGGCAGCCTGTTAACTACATCAGACTGATCTTCAAATCCCTTTATTTTAACTCCCTTACCAACTCTGAAGTGTTGCTGGACTGCATCCTTGAACCAGTGTTTTGGATGGTGGAGGTTGTCACACGCTGGTTTGGAATG gtttttgtatttttagtagTAGCTCTTACCAGTTCTGTGGTTTTCATCGGTTATTTCTGCCTTCTACCGTTGGTCCTCCAAACATACTCTCCTGGCTGGATGATTTGGCACATTTGTTACGGACATTGGAACTTGGTCATGATAGTCTTCCATTACTACAAGGCCACAAAAACTCCCCCTGGATACCCTCCAAAG ACGAAAAATAATGATGTCCCGTTTGTGTCGTTCTGTAAAAAGTGTGTCATTCCTAAACCAGCACGAAGTCATCACTGTGGCATCTGTAAAAC CTGTATTCTAAAAATGGATCACCATTGCC cTTGGCTTAACAACTGTGTTGGTCATTACAATCATCGTTACTTCTTCTCCTTTTGTCTCTGTTTGACTTTGGGCTGCATGTATTGTAGCATCAGCGGTCACAGTCTGTTTATCGATGCATACAATGCCATAGAT CAATTCAGACACTTGGAAGCGGAGAAACAGGGTGTCCCGGTGACAGGGATTGGGTTGCTCATCGGCATTGTCCCATCAGAAGGCATGGCTGGGAAG GTTTCGCAACCTCCATACACCTACAAAGACAGAATGTTTCACAAGAGTGTTATGTACATGTGGGTCCTCACAAG CACAGTGGCAGTCACCCTAGGAGCTCTCACACTGTGGCATGCTGTACTTATCACCTGTGGAGAAACCAGCATTGAACGCCATATAAACAACAAAGAGGCCAAACGTTTGGCGAAACGTGGAAAG GTCTATCGGAATCCTTTCAATTATGGTAAACTAAACAATTGGAAGGTCTTCTTTGGTGTAGAAAAGAGAAg TCATTGGCTGACACGAGTTCTCCTACCCTCTGGACACAGCCCATATGGTGACGGGCTGACATGGGATATTTACCCTCTTAAGAAAGACATGATGCAAGTCTGA
- the LOC113112563 gene encoding palmitoyltransferase ZDHHC16A-like isoform X3 has protein sequence MRPCSTVMHLLLRCMRRCCRHSHRHSRSRMARRLRQPVNYIRLIFKSLYFNSLTNSEVLLDCILEPVFWMVEVVTRWFGMVFVFLVVALTSSVVFIGYFCLLPLVLQTYSPGWMIWHICYGHWNLVMIVFHYYKATKTPPGYPPKTKNNDVPFVSFCKKCVIPKPARSHHCGICKTCILKMDHHCPWLNNCVGHYNHRYFFSFCLCLTLGCMYCSISGHSLFIDAYNAIDQFRHLEAEKQGVPVTGIGLLIGIVPSEGMAGKVVQVSQPPYTYKDRMFHKSVMYMWVLTSTVAVTLGALTLWHAVLITCGETSIERHINNKEAKRLAKRGKVYRNPFNYGKLNNWKVFFGVEKRSHWLTRVLLPSGHSPYGDGLTWDIYPLKKDMMQV, from the exons ATGCGTCCCTGCTCTACTGTCATGCACCTGCTGCTCCGATGCATGCGCAGGTGTTGCAGGCACAGTCACAGGCACAGTCGCAGTCGCATGGCCAGAAGACTAAGGCAGCCTGTTAACTACATCAGACTGATCTTCAAATCCCTTTATTTTAACTCCCTTACCAACTCTGAAGTGTTGCTGGACTGCATCCTTGAACCAGTGTTTTGGATGGTGGAGGTTGTCACACGCTGGTTTGGAATG gtttttgtatttttagtagTAGCTCTTACCAGTTCTGTGGTTTTCATCGGTTATTTCTGCCTTCTACCGTTGGTCCTCCAAACATACTCTCCTGGCTGGATGATTTGGCACATTTGTTACGGACATTGGAACTTGGTCATGATAGTCTTCCATTACTACAAGGCCACAAAAACTCCCCCTGGATACCCTCCAAAG ACGAAAAATAATGATGTCCCGTTTGTGTCGTTCTGTAAAAAGTGTGTCATTCCTAAACCAGCACGAAGTCATCACTGTGGCATCTGTAAAAC CTGTATTCTAAAAATGGATCACCATTGCC cTTGGCTTAACAACTGTGTTGGTCATTACAATCATCGTTACTTCTTCTCCTTTTGTCTCTGTTTGACTTTGGGCTGCATGTATTGTAGCATCAGCGGTCACAGTCTGTTTATCGATGCATACAATGCCATAGAT CAATTCAGACACTTGGAAGCGGAGAAACAGGGTGTCCCGGTGACAGGGATTGGGTTGCTCATCGGCATTGTCCCATCAGAAGGCATGGCTGGGAAGGTAGTGCAG GTTTCGCAACCTCCATACACCTACAAAGACAGAATGTTTCACAAGAGTGTTATGTACATGTGGGTCCTCACAAG CACAGTGGCAGTCACCCTAGGAGCTCTCACACTGTGGCATGCTGTACTTATCACCTGTGGAGAAACCAGCATTGAACGCCATATAAACAACAAAGAGGCCAAACGTTTGGCGAAACGTGGAAAG GTCTATCGGAATCCTTTCAATTATGGTAAACTAAACAATTGGAAGGTCTTCTTTGGTGTAGAAAAGAGAAg TCATTGGCTGACACGAGTTCTCCTACCCTCTGGACACAGCCCATATGGTGACGGGCTGACATGGGATATTTACCCTCTTAAGAAAGACATGATGCAAGTCTGA
- the LOC113112565 gene encoding histidine protein methyltransferase 1 homolog — protein sequence MAFSFNFDIPLQTEETHDKESKDDKAKDVHLKCSAASATFSKKIKDAVEHQLLLDPLSHIENWVPETITIGALPPLLCLNESVFEKTAPEREDSEEILAKTLTQNSDLISGVYEGGLKIWECTYDLLEYIDDAGETFTGKRVLDLGCGAGLLGILALKRGATKVDFQDYNSTVIEQLTMPNVFLNCEEDDENEEENSSPPSKRKALNASEKLLEHCGFFSGDWKSFLILMQNKTPSPKYDIIFTSETIYNTDYYSSLHNVFCDLLDENGIVYLSTKSHYFGVGGGLHLFEKFVEKNNVFQIRNLKDVEQGLKRHVVSLTFRK from the exons ATGGCCTTCAGTTTCAACTTCGATATTCCTTTACAGACAGAAGAAACACACGATAAAGAAAGCAAAGACGACAAAGCAAAAGATGTGCATCTTAAGTGCTCG GCAGCCAGTGCAACCTTCTCAAAGAAGATTAAGGACGCTGTGGAGCACCAACTTTTGTTGGATCCTCTGTCCCACATTGAGAACTGGGTGCCTGAAACCATTACCATAGGTGCCCTGCCTCCCCTCCTTTGTCTCAACGAATCAGTATTTGAGAAGACTGCTCCTGAACGAGAGGACAGTGAGGAGATACTGGCCAAAACATTGACTCAAAACTCTGACCTCATCTCTGGAGTCTACGAGGGTGGACTTAAAATATGGGAATGCACTTATGACCTTCTCGAGTACATTGATGATGCAGGAGAGACCTTCACTGGGAAAAGAGTGTTAGACTTGGGCTGTGGAGCAGGTCTACTTGGCATACTTGCATTGAAGAGAGGAGCCACCAAAGTTGACTTCCAGGATTATAACAGCACTGTGATAGAGCAGTTAACAATGCCAAATGTCTTTCTCAATTGTGAAGAAGATGATGAGAACGAAGAGGAAAATAGCAGCCCACCGTCAAAGAGGAAAGCCCTAAATGCATCAGAGAAGTTACTAGAACATTGTGGTTTCTTCTCAGGTGACTGGAAGTCTTTTCTCATACTTATGCAAAATAAAACCCCATCGCCGAAATATGACATTATCTTCACATCAGAAACCATATACAACACAGACTACTACTCTTCGCTTCATAATGTGTTCTGTGACTTGCTTGATGAGAATGGTATTGTTTATTTGTCAACCAAATCTCATTATTTTGGAGTAGGAGGTGGCCTCCATCTGTTTGAGAAGTTTGTGGAGAAGAATAATGTCTTTCAGATCAGAAATTTGAAGGATGTGGAACAAGGCCTGAAGAGGCATGTTGTATCATTGACATTCAGAAAGTGA
- the LOC113112566 gene encoding phosphoglycerate mutase 1-like, which yields MAAYKLVLIRHGESCWNQENRFCGWFDADLSETGVQEAKKGGQALKDAGFEFDICYTSVLKRAIRTLWIVLDGIDQMWLPVHRTWRLNERHYGGLTGLNKAETAAKHGEAQVKVWRRSYDIPPPTMDADHDFYSIISKDRRYADLTEDQLPSCESLKDTIARALPFWNEEIVPQIKEGKRVLIAAHGNSLRGIVKHLEGMSEEAIMELNLPTGIPILYELDKNLKPVKPMQFLGDEETVRKAMEAVAAQGKAKK from the exons ATGGCTGCATACAAGCTGGTTCTCATTCGCCACGGCGAGAGCTGCTGGAACCAGGAGAATCGCTTCTGTGGCTGGTTCGACGCGGATCTGAGCGAGACAGGGGTTCAGGAAGCAAAGAAAGGCGGTCAAGCTTTAAAGG ATGCAGGGTTTGAGTTTGACATTTGTTACACCTCTGTGCTGAAGAGGGCTATTCGGACGTTATGGATTGTTTTGGACGGTATTGATCAGATGTGGCTGCCCGTGCACAGGACCTGGCGCCTGAACGAACGCCATTATGGTGGTCTCACTGGGTTAAACAAGGCAGAGACTGCGGCCAAGCACGGTGAAGCCCAGGTTAAGGTTTGGAGGCGCTCCTACGACATCCCTCCACCAACTATGGATGCAGATCATGACTTTTACAGTATCATCAGCAAG GACAGACGTTATGCTGATTTGACTGAGGACCAGCTGCCTTCTTGTGAGAGTCTGAAGGATACAATTGCACGGGCGCTACCTTTCTGGAACGAAGAGATTGTGCCTCAAATCAAGGAAGGAAAGAGAGTGTTGATTGCCGCTCATGGAAACAGTTTGAGAGGCATCGTGAAACACTTAGAAG GTATGTCTGAGGAGGCCATCATGGAGCTGAATCTGCCCACAGGCATCCCTATTCTTTATGAGCTGGACAAGAACCTGAAGCCCGTCAAGCCCATGCAGTTCCTCGGAGACGAGGAAACCGTTCGCAAAGCCATGGAGGCTGTGGCAGCACAGGGCAAAGCCAAGAAATAG